The window CGTCCGTCGAGAACCTAGACAGCAAAGGGCTCCAGTGAGCAGCTGAGCCgcaccacccaggggagcccAGGGAGCCTTCTGCCAGCCCCTGCTACGTTCAGAGGCGAAGCAGTGTGACCAGAGCACCAGCCGTGCAGCTTGGCTGGCACAGACGGGCAGGAGACCCAGGACCACAGCACGGTACCTGCCTAAAGGAAAGGGAAGGAGACGTCTCCAACAGCCCAGCTCTCAAGGAGCAGCCTTGGAACAGCCGCAGAACAAGGGAGGCGAAACCCCCAGAGTGACAGCAGCCCGGATTCCCTCCCACTCACCAATCCATATGGACAGAGCTCTGTTCCAGCCAGCCGGAGCCTGCTGGACGCAGGGAGCAgagccccgccccaccctgcctgctTTAACGAGTGGCGCTCTGGCATACTTAAGCACATTGATGGGCTCCGAGCTGTGCTTGATGGCGACGAGGATGCCCCCAGAGTCCAGGATGGCGTAGTGATGGGGTCCCTCCAGCAcccgggcccaggtgtagccCCCGTCATCCGAAAGGTAAACGTCGGGGGTCACCATGAAGCTGACATCCCCCATGCTGCCTGCAACACAGAGCCCAGCACCACATGATTACAGCAGGTCCTGGCGGACAGGCGCATTACCGGGCCCCAAAGGGATTCAACCTGCCGCTTGCTGCCCCGAGGTCCAgcagctggctcctgcccccgGAAGGCCTCGctcatgccccccgcccccagtggcagcagcagggggctcgCACCATGCGCGATGACCAGTCCGACGGCGTTGGGCTCGGAGAGGGGCAGCATGGGCACGTTCTGGTTCAGGGAGCTGCCGTACAGCCCATCGATGTACAGCCTGCACTGTAGAGAGAAACCAGAGAATCCAGGTTAGGAGACAGGACGCCACATGGGGTGGGAAGTCTGCTGACACGTTCCCACCAGTGTCTCAAAGCCCAGCGTGGGttagctcccctctccccagggcctcTCGCCTAACGCAGGTGCGTTACGGTCAGACACTGGAGCACACCACCCATCCCATGTCGAGCAAGGCACACGGGGCCTCTACTCACCTCTGTCACTTCCACGGTGTGCTGGTCACGGGGCAGCCAGGCCGGAGAGGCAGCCAGCACTCACGTGCCGTCGAGCCTCAGCACCCCTCACCGTTTAGCTTTGTTCAGCACCTCCCCTCACAAATAATGTGAACGATGGCCACTCGCAGGCCTGATGCCGCGCGGCTGGGGGGACTCACGCTCGGGAGATGCGGCGGTCGTGAATGAAGGAGGGCGTACGTAACAATTACTGCAGGGCCAACCTGCCCCGCCTGTGCGCCCCACCCCCCGACCCTGGCTGCCCAAGACTCGGGAGAACACTGCGTCCGACAGAGACGAACCTCGGCCCTGCTCTCCGCGGTGGAGTTGCACTTGGCATCGACAGGCGTCCTGAGCGGCTGCCACTTGCCGCCCTGATCGAAGGTGATCATCGACTGGATGGAATGGTCTGCCGGGAGGAGAAAGACGCGGTGTGAAACCCTGGGGGGGTTTGTACTCTGCTCAGCTCAGCCCTCCCTCTGAAGATCGCAACACGGTAGGACGGGCTGCCCAGTCCATCCCGCCAACATCCCACCCTGTGGGGCAAacagcctggctgcagcagggacaaCTTGATTTCCACCTGCCAGCTGTCCCACATGCTGGTGCTGTGCTGCtttcccccagggcagctgctccccagcaccaAGTCTACTCTAAGCCAGGGCTTCAAGACTGGCCAAACCCCTGGGCTTGGTTCAGAGCCGGCCCATGAGAGAGCCCTCCAAGTTCTACCACCCAGCTGCCCTGGAGACAGCAGATGTGAAGACCCAGCCTTGAAGACATACGTGGCACATGTGTCTCTCCAGCTTTTAATTTCTACTaagccagccaggctccctcccgACCCCAGGCCTGGGCTTACATGGCAGCGTCCAGTCCCCATGGACTACTGGCCTTCTGTCCATCGCCGTGCCACTCCAGCTGCAAATGCAGAGCAGCCAGCAAGGGCTGCTTCCTCCGAGCGACACCCCACAGTGCTCATTTTGGCTGGCTACATGCCCACGTACCCACCTGCCCTCAAGGATAACTACACAGGGCTGCAGATGGCTGAGCAGCACAGAATCACTGTGGGGCTCTGCCGACAACCAACGGCAGCGAGGAACGTCCTGGTCCCTGTCTCGGCCCCGCCCTCAGGGATCTGCCCCATGTGTTGGAAGTCAGCTCAGGCTCTGCCATAAAGCCCCGTGCGCTGACCATTTCCAGCCGGTAGGAGACGCACAGGTGAGCAGAGAAAGGCACCAAGGGAAAGCTGTtctgccctccagccagcccctccttTACTCCTGGGGCAGGCCCCCCCCCGCGTCAATGGACCCAGGACTGGAcccgctgacttcagtggggctattCGCATGAGCGCTGTCTGCTGCACACGAGCCAGGCCTGCACTCAAACAGGAGCTGGCGAAGGACAGCCGACACGCACAGCAGGCCTTGAAGCGGCCCTGAGGCCCAACACACGCCCGGAACAGGGAAAGGTTCTGCCCTGACTGCCAtgttagccaggctggggtgCGAGGCGGCTTTGCTCAAATGGAGGGGGGGCACTCGCCTTCCGAGAGAACACTGGTGATGTAAACCCCCCGCAGCGAGGTCACATTGGTGAAGTCAGTTTCACTCCCCGTGCCGGTGTAGAGATGCCGCTCCAGAGACTTGGAGTAGATAAGGCCTCGATCATCCGAGGTGTAGATTGTGCCGCACCCAGTATCTGCAAGGCAGACAGGAGTAACAGCTCTGCAGGAGCAGCGCAGCTGGGCGAAGGGAGAGGCCTGCAGAACAGTTGCGAAAGCCATTTCCAGCCTCGGGAAGTTCCTCGCACACCCGCACTCAAGCCTCCACATGCCAGTCACACCACAGCCTTGCGCTGCCAATGCTGATGCAGCATCGTGCCGTGTcggcaggggcagagggaagcaGGAATCCCCCGAGGAGAAGCAAAGATGGCCCGTGTGCTTCAGCGCTCACACGGCGGGTTACCGCCAGATGCCAAATTCTTGGCTTCTCTGTACAGCTGGTCCCGGAGACAGCACTTTCCTGCCTGACTTTGCAAGAAACAAGGCCCAGCAGTGAGCAGCCAGAGGGACTCTGAGCTTCATCACAGGTTATGTGTAAGCCCTTCGTCACGCTGGCTTAGATCCCTCACTCAGACAATGGGGACGGCGGCTCTTTGAGGATAAACCTGGCAGCGGTCTGGTAACAGGGTCGGCTGAGCAGAGGTCTCCCTCCAGCTGAAGCCCAGTACCGACCCCAGACCAAAACCAGCGCAACTGAAACGTTACGCCTCTGCTCGTGGGCCAGGACGGGTTTCCTGGCACGGCTGAGCCAGAGAGCGGTGCAGACGTGAGGATTACGCTCAGTGTAATTCCTGGGGTCAGGAACTCAAACCATACAACCTAGAAACCAGAAGCTTGGGCTCATCTGCTGCTCTGGGAACCTGGTGCTTTTGAGGTGTCTGCTGGGGTGGGATTTGGGTGGAGAACGTTTTTCCATGTATCTCATAGGCAACATCATGCGACACACACAGCTGTgacacaggaagagcagcagGGTGGGCACCCCCTTGCCAGGCCTGCACCAGTCTGATGTACAGCTCTCCAGGACTGGGGAATGGGCACTAGATGGGCAGGGAGTGCGGTCTTGACGCTAGACAGGAAGACCCCCAAAGGGACAGGTctgagaaggagcagggccttcaGGAAGCTCTGCCGAGACTCCCAGCAGTTCCTGAAGGCTTAAAGAACACTCCCTGGCAAAACACTGCAGACAGGGTTGAGATTGTAAAGGTCAGTTACTTGCGGGAAAAGCCGCTGAGACAAAGCCATGCTGCTCAGCACGCTCCGTGAGCGCAGGAGGCTCACAAAGGCAGAGTTAATGCCAGCTGGGCCCTTGTATCCCTATGCACAAGGCCAGCCGAGCTGCCAGCAAAAATGCTGAGTGCACCAGCAACTCTGGAAACTGACTGGTGAGCTCTGGACTGCTCTGGTCTTGCTCCAAGGTTGCACTGGGGAATTTACACTTCAGGGCACTCGTCGTTCCCTTACAAGCAAGGGCACCGGAAACAGAGGAGACTGATGGGCTGGACTGAAGAGCGTAAGAGCTGAAGGGCAGGGTTTTCACACGCAGTAAGTGACAAGGGGCTAATGCTGCTAGGAGAACAAACTTAGAGTGTGGACCTAAACTGCAGCGACTTACACCATTCGGTGTGGGGAAGTGTGAAAACCACATGCAGCAATGACATGCAATGTGCAAAACTTTCAGCCTGTCTTCTATAGCTCTGGGGCACTGCAAGCAGGCTACCTCCATGGAGGGATtactgctgcagcccctggctaCCAAGCATTACAGCCTGGGCTGGACTGTCCTTTGGGTTTCTGCCCTTAGAACACACAGGCTGAGAGTCAGGTGAACTTTAGGCTTGGCTTCGCAGATCTAGGCTTGGAGCGTTTGCATCCAGAAGACCATGTCGTTCTCGAGCAGAGAAATCTACGATCAGCTCCGGTTGATGAGACACTGGGACTGAAATTTGGATCGGTTCAGGCGTGCGTAGCCCACCTGCATGCGTCCTCTCTCTCACTCACCGCCAGGGTCATCCACGTGCATGAACACCATGTCCTCGTTGGCCGCCAGGATGGAGAAGAACTGCTCCTGACCCACAGAGGGAAGCTGAGCCATATTCCAGGTCCCTCCTTGGTCAGAGGAGACATGGATCCTCCTCGTATTGCCCTGCAAGGCAGGCACAACCATTATTCGGCTCCCCAATGGCTATTGAACCCAAGTGCTCAGCAGTACCTACTCTCCTGGGCCAGGTGGACTGCAAAGAGGGAcggggaagagaagctggcacaGGAGCAGTCCTGGTGCTACGTAGGCACAAGAACAGGGTGAGCAACAGCCACACAGTCATCTATGCCCCTGCTTGTGTCTAAGGCACAAGGAACCATCACATTCATTCCCACTCTGGCGCCTGTCCGAGCTGGGCCAGGGCTTTCCATGTGGACACGAAGGAGGATCCACTGAGCCAGAAAGAGGAGCAAAGCCGACCTCCTACCTTCTCCGCCACCACCGAAGCAAAGAGGAAGCGGCCTCCCAGGCCAAACGAGTAGATTCTGCTGCCTATAGTCTTGAAGCTTTTGCCAAAGTCACTGGTTTTCTTTAGCTCCAAAAAGCCCAGGTCGCTTTCTGAGAAGGAAACAAGAATGAGTAAAGCTGCAGCAGAGGAGGGACGCTGAGGTCAGGTCTATGGGAGGGAGTGAAGTGGGGGAAGTGCCTTGCTTGGGTGTGACGAAGCCACCCGTTGAACACAGCAGTTAAATTGGCCAAACCCCATGTCGACAGCAATGGCAAATGGGAAAGCTCTCTGGTGACCTGGTACAGGCTCCCAGGGAGTTGCCACGCTCAAGCCAGACAGCACAGGCAGCATATTCACAGAGCCACCGCATTTACTGGAAGCAGAGATGAACCCTGAGGCAGCCGACACCCGACACCCCTGCCCTTATGGTCCGCTGCTGCCTCGTTATGGCCCTTgctcacccagccctcccacttGGGGCCGAACCTTGCCCGGCAGCAGCTGGAAAGCCTGCTCTACGTCAGCGTTCCCCAGACTGTGTCCTGCGGAACAGCGGTGTTCCATGTGAGATGAACAGGTGTTCCGTGAAAAAGATTCAATGCTAGTGGTATTTTTCCttccaaaatattaaatatgaaattgtgtgtatcaaaaaaaCCAAGTATTTGACTAGTATTTAGACTGTAGGTGTATTATTTATGATGCTTTCATAACAGCGATTCGGattgtttttaagctttaaggcagacagtccttttttgaacaatattgtcctttctggtttttttgtacaaaagaacaacactaaccagcctttttgttctgggtttgtacTTAACTTGTATCCTTAATTACAGGGTTGATAACTGTCCTcctgtcagaaggacattagATGTTCATTCACATGATATTCTCTTCtattttacaagaacaaaaaaataAGACATCAAAAAACCTacctcttttaaatcaactttgaAACATTACAGACAGCAAGTTTTCAGTCTGAACCCCCTACCGCTCCAGACCAGCATGTGTGTGTTCAGTCAGTATATTTTGTAGGATGAGAAATGCTGCTCTAGACTGTCGCGGACAGCCTCCAGCAGTACCTGCATCCTGCTATCAGCGGCCTCAGCAGCTCAGCCTGCCCAGCGGCTGGCCCCGGAACTTCAGGCAACCCCAGCTTTAATTCACAGCATAACTTCCTCTCCACCTTGTGCGCTCGCAGCCTTGGGACAGGACAGCTTCATCTACACTCCAGCAAAAATatgcccccccagctccagttTGGGGATCCCActgccacagctccagccctCTCAAGAGCAAGTtttccaccccccaacccctgatATCCATCTCTCCACATTTTGACACCCAAACTCTCCAACTACACGCTCAGGACCTGTAGCAGGAGCACTGCGAGGCCCCATtctccctcctccactccccagcaCAGATCCTAGAAccggaaggaaccttgagagtcATCacgtcctgtcccctgcactcctggcagggccaagcaccatctagagcatccctgacaggtgagtctctaacctgctcttaaatatctccagcgatggagattccacaacctccctgggcaatttattccactgtttgaccaccctgacagttaggaaccttttcctaatgtccaacctaaacctcccttgctgcagtttaagcccattgctccttgtcctgtcctcagaggccaaggagaacaatttttcttcctcctctctgcAACAACTTTTTAGATACTTGGAAAAGTGTCAAGAGCAGATCAACCCCTCTGCACCGAGCATTTCAGTGGGGCATTCTGGCACCTCACCTTCCACCATCGCTGGAGAGCACCTGCAGAATTCTGCCCTGTGGGATTGCTACATTTAAACAGGCTGCAGCTATAATTTACACATGTTGTTTAACCTGAAAATCCAGGTATCAGAGTCACTGTGCAGGGTGCCTGTCAGGAGGGGGATGCACACAGCAACAGGTTTCAGACCCACATGTTACAATAGCTACCAGTTAGTGATTACAGCCGCTGCAGCATTTGGGCTCAGGACCCTTCGCTGGCCTGTCACCAGCTCCTTGGGCAAGTGACTCAGTGGTGAACAGCTGAGGATTTACTGAGGCGTTTGCAGAACTGGAGCTGAAGGGAGAAAGCTTGGCAAGTCTCTGGCTTCACACACCCCATGCGGCTCTGACTCTCTGGCACTGGAACCAGGATTACAGAAtcccagggttggaagggacctcagtaggtcatcaagtccaacccccccAATGAAAGCAGGACCGATCCCAACTacagcatcccagccaggacttactGCAGGAGTCATTGAGGTATGTGGTGAAGAAGACAGTGGTGTCAGGGCCCCTAGAGACAGACAGGAGATTTAAAAAGACATAAGCGAGGCAGAGGAACAGCTGCGTCAGGCCGGCcacactgcagctggaggtgtAACTGCTGCTTGGGTAGGCAGAGCCATGCCAGCTTTCATCTAACTAGCGCTGCTCAAACCACCAAGAAGATGCAGCATCACACACACCAGTGCACCCAGAACACCTTGCCGGGGTCCCTGCCAATCTGTCTCCTCTGCTCCTTTTCGCTGCACTAGCTTTAGGGCAGGCAGCAGTCACCCCCCGATGGCAGCGCAGACACACCCCGCATTTGACGCAACCCGGGGACGCAGCTGAACCCACACTCTCAAGCTGCTCCCGCCCCAGCCCTAGGCTGGGATGCTACATCGCATGCACCAGTGAGGAGGACGGTGACTGGGCCTTTCTGGGGAATATCCCAGGAGTTGTGACTGAGACCAGATGTCATCCATACCACACACTGGCCTTGCCCAGGCGGTCACCAAGGGCTTAGTTTGGCTGGTTTGTCATACAGATTCTATCCTGGGTAGAGAACTAGCGAACTCATAGCACCCACGCCCATGGTTTCTAAACCGTCGCAGCATCAACAGAAAGCTGTTGAGTGCTGCTTCCCAGGGGATTGAGTAAGTCGTACCCGCAGAGCATGGCTGGGTGCAGAGTTCCAGACACTCCGTGTGAGGAGCCTTGCACAGAGTGAACCCAGAGTCTGTGCTTTTCCAACCCTGAGAGAGCTGCCTGCTGCGCCAGGCAGAAGAGTGAGAACGGGACACTGCACTGTGGAAGGGaactctccccaccctcactgcgACAGGACACCAAGCTCTGAATCAGAGCCTGTGAAGCCGCAGTGGCTTGGGCCCTGCAGGCTGTTGGGCTTCATCTACAGGCAGAAAGAATGCAGGAGAGTTGACAGATGCGCCATAAGTACGCTGCAGAGCAGCTCCTGCTTTTCTCAGGCGGGAGAGCTGAGAGCAGCGCACACCCACTCGCTGTCTGGCTACTCACCATTTGGCCAGGCAGACAGCTTTGTGGATTTCTTCCCACTTCTCCCCAAAGTTCCTGGACACCCAGAGGCCGCTCTGAAAAGTTCAGCAGGCAGACAAGGTGGTTGATTACTGGTTGTGTTACATTCACGCACCGAACAGAATCAGAGCCATAAAAGGCAGCACCAGCTCTTGGGCTGCTAAATACCCAGGCCACGTAACACTCCCTGCAGAACCCCCAGCGCATGGTGGACTCAGGGACACTAGTTTAGGAGCCTGGGGGAAGCTAAAGGTGGAAGGACTCAGCAGTTGTCATctgctcttcccccactcctgggaTGCTGCTACCGGACCCCACACCAGGCATTGCTACAGTCCCCAGTGGCAGAGCACACTGGCAGCTACGTCAGAAAGCAGAGAGGAGAGCGAGTGCAGTTGCTTACTTCGGTGCTGAGGGCCAGCAGGCTGTTGGAGTCCTGCGGGTGGTATATGACCTGAGTCTGGGGCTGAAACGGGAGATCCGTCGAGACAAAGTTCTTCGCGTAATCAGACGAACGGAAGATCTTTCCGCCACGTCTCCCTCCAGGCGCCGACACGTCCCCCGTCAGAATCACCTAGCCAAGGAGGAGGAGGGCGACCGGTCAGGGAGGATGCACATGTTTTTGCTGCGACAGAGTCAGCCTCGGCCGCACCCCTCCGACTTTCTCCACTATAGATGGGCTCTGCGTGGCTCGCTCGTCCCCGGTCACGTGTGCTGTCTGGCAACGGGGCTCTAAGTGCTTCACGGCCTCTGGATAAGCCCCAGAGAGAGGCACGGTCGAGGAGCCGcaggtggggaaaccgaggcaggcagctgtggcgtGACTTGCGTCCCTGCAGGTGACTGGCGTGTTTGCAGCAGCGCCACTTACCCTGCTCCGAACActaggcagcactgccacagggcagaaTTCTCCCAGGGAGTGGACGTGTGTTGCTACGCAACAGGAATGCAGCCTTCCTGAaggccagctccctccccagccccagagcagttcAAGCTGCCCCCTACCTTCCCCGAGTTCTCCGGTCCGATGGCCATCCCAAACTCCGTCCGGATGAAGGTGTGGTTAATGAGCTTGGTGATGTCCGTGAAAGTCTTTCCATAGTCCTCGCTGAGAGGGAAGACAGGATCTAGTGACTCTCGAGCTGAGCAGGCTGAGAGCAGGACCAGCGTTAGACtcgctgggcccagggcaggaagtCAAAGGCATgcggcatggggctggagccctgagccacccggcgctgcagcctgagccatgTAGCCTGGCGGTGCTCCCTGCTTGACACCCCCTCATGGGTTTACACAGGACCGAGCAGAAATGCCAGCTGGATACTCTGGTCTCCAACAAGCCCCACAATCCTTTGCATCAGCTCACTGG is drawn from Carettochelys insculpta isolate YL-2023 chromosome 26, ASM3395843v1, whole genome shotgun sequence and contains these coding sequences:
- the SORT1 gene encoding sortilin — encoded protein: MGLRAAALCGALLLLLLLGAGRLDGAPRGLLRRRRAAEPSCGERGGLEALLGNSTYPYVFADFGGTVSLSWVGDSTGVILVLTTFKIPLLLVSFSKSNLYRSEDYGKTFTDITKLINHTFIRTEFGMAIGPENSGKVILTGDVSAPGGRRGGKIFRSSDYAKNFVSTDLPFQPQTQVIYHPQDSNSLLALSTESGLWVSRNFGEKWEEIHKAVCLAKWGPDTTVFFTTYLNDSCKSDLGFLELKKTSDFGKSFKTIGSRIYSFGLGGRFLFASVVAEKGNTRRIHVSSDQGGTWNMAQLPSVGQEQFFSILAANEDMVFMHVDDPGDTGCGTIYTSDDRGLIYSKSLERHLYTGTGSETDFTNVTSLRGVYITSVLSEDHSIQSMITFDQGGKWQPLRTPVDAKCNSTAESRAECRLYIDGLYGSSLNQNVPMLPLSEPNAVGLVIAHGSMGDVSFMVTPDVYLSDDGGYTWARVLEGPHHYAILDSGGILVAIKHSSEPINVLKFSTDEGQCWHKYTFSQEPMYFTGLASEPGARSMNVSLWGYRDSLLSRTWVSYTIDFTHLLSRNCEKDDYTIWLAHSSQPGDRTDGCVLGYKEQYLRLRKSSVCQNGRDYLVIKQPSVCPCTLEDFLCDFGYYRPENLSVCVEQPELKDHDLEFCLYGRQELLTTHGYRRIPGDKCQGGENPRREVTDLKRKCTSNLLSPSQQSAASSSTPIILAVLAVMLLSAVAAVLIVKKYVCGGRFLVHRYSVLQQHAEVNGLEGADAPEAASPAQKGGYHDDSDEDLLE